GCAGCTTTCCTTCGCGTTTCTGTCTGGCGATGACTTCGCCAAGTTTCATTGTACTCCAGAAGATGAAGATCGCCGTGTCCAAGTTCATGCCGGCGATCCGGTGATGTTGACCTTCGGCGAAACGGTCTTTCGTCCCGCCGATGTAAGCTGATTACCCGCTTCAGATCATGATCAGGGCTTTCTCGGTGCGGCCGCGTCCTCGCCGACCTCGTCCACAGTCGGATTTATCCGGAACCATGCGGTATAGAGTGCAGGGAGGAAAAGCAGGATCAGCGCTGTGCCGACCGCCGTGCCGCCGATCAGTGTATAGGCCATTGACCCCCAAAAGACGGAGTGCGTGAGCGGGATGAAGGCCAGCACAGCCGCAAGGGCTGTCAGGATCACGGGGCGCGTGCGTTGCACTGTGGCCTCGATGACCGCGTGATAGTCGTCGAGACCGGCCGCACGGTTCTCCTTGATCTGCTCAGTCAGGATCAGCGTATTGCGCATCAGGATGCCAGCGAGGCCGATCAGCCCCAGGATGGCGTTGAAGCCGAAGGGCTGGTTGAAGATAAGCAGCGCCGGTACGACGCCGACAAGGCCGAGCGGCGCTGTCAGCAAGACCATGGCCATCATTGAGAAGGACCGCACCTGCAGCATGATGATGATCAGCGTGGCAGCGATCATGACCGGGAAGATCTTGGCCAGCGCGGTGTTGGCCTTTCCAGCCTCCTCGATAGATCCACCCATCTCAATGCGATAGCCGGCTGGGAGCGATGCGATCAACGGCTGCAGAGCTGTCATGACTTGCTTAGAAACCTCTGGAGGCTGTGCAGCCTCATTGATGTCCGAGCGGACCGTGACGACGGGCGTGCGATCGCGGCGCTTCATGATCGGCTCTTCCAGACGGATTTCTGAGTGCCCGATCTGATCGAGCGGAACTTGCCGTCCATCCCTGCTCATTAGTGAGAAATCCGACAGGCGGGCCGGGTTCAGCCTCTCAGCCCCGGCACTACGCGCCACAATGGGGACGTTACGGATGTCCTCACGAACCTCAGTGACGGGAATACCGGTAAGGAGGAACTGGAGTTGCTGGCTCACTTCCGCCGGCGACAGGCCGATGAGGTTCAACCGATCCTGATCCGGGACAAAACGCAACACGGGCGTACGATTTCCCCAGTCCCGGTTGGCCTGCCGCACATCGGGAACACGCCGCATGATGTCAAGCGCCTTCTCGGAAATGGCGTAGAGCTGCGCGGGATCTGCTCCCATGATCCGGAACTCGACCGGAAAGACAGAGGGGGGGCCGAACACAAACTGTGTGACGCGCACATAGGCCTCGGGCGCGAGTCCCTGGGCCACTGCCTCGCGGAGTCGGTGCTTCAGGGCTTCGCGCGCGCTGGCGTCCTGCGTCAGCACGACGATCTTGGCGAAGGCCGGATCTGGCAATTCCGGCGACATCGAAAAGAAGAATCTCGGTGCCCCCTGGCCGACATAGCTGGTGACGATCTCGGCCTCCGGTTGCTGGTCTAGCCAGTGCTCGAGCTTCTTAACCGCCGCGGTCGTCGTCTCGATGCTGGTGCCTTCCGGCAAGCGGACCTCTACCAGTACCTCGGGGCGGTCGGAGGTCGGGAAGAACTGTTGCTTGACGCCAGCCATACCGACGACGGAGAACGCGAAGGCGACACCAACGATGGCGCAGGTCAAGAATTTGTGGCGCACGCAGAAGATAATGAGCCGTCGAAGTCTCCGGTAGTTCGGTGTGTCGTAGATCGCGTGGTGACCGCCTTCGACCCGTTTGATCGCGGGCAGCATCTTGACGCCGAGATAGGGCGTGAAGGCCACCGCGATAATCCATGAGACGATGAGCGCGAACCCCACAACCCAGAAGATATTGCCGGCGTATTCACCAGCCGACGAGGGCGCAAAGCCAACTGGCAGGAAACCGGTGATCGTCACGAGCGTTCCCGACAGCATCGGGGCAGCTGTATGGCTCCAGGCATAGGCCGCCGCCTTGATGCGGTCCATGCCTTCTTCCATCTTCACGACCATAACCTCAATGGCGATGATGGCGTCGTCCACGAGAAGGCCAAGCGCCAAAATGAGAGCGCCAAGGGTTATGCGGTCGAAGACCCGGTCGGTTTCCAGCATGATGAAGAATACGGCCGCAAGCGTCAGGGGGACTGCTGCTGCCACCACGATGCCGACGCGCCACCCCATGCTAATGAGGCTCACCAGCAGGACAACGCCAAGCGCCATCGCGAACTTCACCATGAATTCGTTGATCGCATGCGTGATGTTAACAGCCTGGTCGCTCACCTTGTCTAGCGTCATCCCGAGCGGCAAGCTTCGGGCGATCACAGCAGTTCTCTCCTCCAGTGCTTTGCCGAGCGCAAGACCGTCCCAGCCCTCCTGCATTACCGCCGCGAGCATGATAACGGGTTCACCCTGATGTCGTATGAGATAGGTCGGAGGATCCTCGTAGCCACGGCGAACCTCGGCGATGTCGGAGAGCTTCAGTGTCCGTCCGTCAGCGGCGATCGGCGTGTCAGCGATCGCCTTGACGCTGTCATAGGCGCCGTCTACTCGAATGAAGACCTGCGGCCCTTTGGTGTCGATCGAGCCTGCCGGTGTTACGCCGTTCTGCCGCTGCAAGGCGGCGACGATATCCTGTGCCGACACGCCGATGGTTGCCAGCTTCTCGATGGAGAACTCGACGAAGATCTGTTCGGGACGTTCCCCGAGGATATTGATCTTCTTGACGCCGGGCACGTGCAGGAGGTCCTGACGAATCACCTCGGCTTGCCGAGCCAGCTCGCGCATCGGCATACCCTTGGCTTTGAGTGCGTAGAGGGCGAAGCTTACGTCCGAATATTCGTCGTTGATGAAGGGGCCGAGCACGCCCGGCGGCAGGTTGCGGACCTCATCCCCGAGCTTCTTGCGTGCCTGGTAGAACTGCTCCTGCACCTCCGACGGCGGAGTGCTGTCTTTAAGCGTCAGCGTCATGAACGCCAGGCCCGGCCGCGTGGTGGTATCCACTCGGTCGTACCAAGCCAGTTCTTGAAGACGCTTCTCCAGCGGCTCAGCGACCAGATCCTGCATCTCGCGTGCCGTCGCGCCCGGCCATGCTGCGGAGACCGTCAGGTTTTTGATGGTGAAGCTCGGATCCTCCGCCCGCCCGAGCTTGACGAAGGCGTAGGCGCCGACGGCTACCAGCAGGAGGATGAAGAATAGGGTCACGGCGCGTTCGCGAACGGCGATCGCGGAAAGATTGAAGCTCATATTCAGTTACTCCCCTCGGGCGCTGTCCGGACGCGTTCGCCTTCATACAAAAGCTGAGCGCCGAGTGCAATGATCGGCTCACCGAAATTCAATCCGGAGATCATGGCAGTCTCGCCGGTCACGTGGACAAGCTTGACGGGGTGAAAGTGTACAGTCGAGGTGGTTCTGTCCAGGACCCAAACGCCGGTCTTGTTTCCGTCGTCGAGCAAGGCTCCGAGCGGTACCTGGACTCCTGGCTGACTCATCTGGCTGGCAACCCGAATAGTGACCGTGGCGCCGAGCGGTGCTACGGCGGCCCCGCTCTCGAGGACGTAACGGGCCTCGTAGGTGCGCGTCAGGGGATCGGCGGAGTCCGACAACTGCCGCAGATGTGCCGTGTAGCGATGGTCGTCTCCATACAGGCTGGCTTCGGCCACCGAGCCGATCACCGGCCGGAGCGTCTCGGGAAGTGCGATCACCGCCTCTCGGGGGCCGGCATGGGCAAGTCTGACCACCGGCTGACCAGCAGAGACGACCTGACCAGGCTCGCCGAGTGTATCGACCACCGTTCCATCCGCATCCGCCACCAGAACAGAATAGCTTGCCTCGTTCTCTGCGACCTTCGCTTCCGCTTCAGCGGCGGCAAGCTGCGCTGTCGCGGTATCCAATGCTGCTTTCGCCTGCTCATAGCGCTGGCGGCTCGCCGCCAATCCCACAAGATCTACGTAGCGCTTTTCATCCGCACGCGCCTGAACCAG
This genomic interval from Pokkaliibacter sp. MBI-7 contains the following:
- a CDS encoding efflux RND transporter periplasmic adaptor subunit, whose protein sequence is MSMKKRSAIVMGGVLLSVLVAAAFFALSLYPQGASSLDDPRQEPPIVKLAVTAPVAQHERTFTGSIAARVESNLGFRVPGKIVERLVDIGQQVKAGQPLMRIDDTDLRLSLTAKRNTVAAANAVLVQARADEKRYVDLVGLAASRQRYEQAKAALDTATAQLAAAEAEAKVAENEASYSVLVADADGTVVDTLGEPGQVVSAGQPVVRLAHAGPREAVIALPETLRPVIGSVAEASLYGDDHRYTAHLRQLSDSADPLTRTYEARYVLESGAAVAPLGATVTIRVASQMSQPGVQVPLGALLDDGNKTGVWVLDRTTSTVHFHPVKLVHVTGETAMISGLNFGEPIIALGAQLLYEGERVRTAPEGSN
- a CDS encoding efflux RND transporter permease subunit — its product is MSFNLSAIAVRERAVTLFFILLLVAVGAYAFVKLGRAEDPSFTIKNLTVSAAWPGATAREMQDLVAEPLEKRLQELAWYDRVDTTTRPGLAFMTLTLKDSTPPSEVQEQFYQARKKLGDEVRNLPPGVLGPFINDEYSDVSFALYALKAKGMPMRELARQAEVIRQDLLHVPGVKKINILGERPEQIFVEFSIEKLATIGVSAQDIVAALQRQNGVTPAGSIDTKGPQVFIRVDGAYDSVKAIADTPIAADGRTLKLSDIAEVRRGYEDPPTYLIRHQGEPVIMLAAVMQEGWDGLALGKALEERTAVIARSLPLGMTLDKVSDQAVNITHAINEFMVKFAMALGVVLLVSLISMGWRVGIVVAAAVPLTLAAVFFIMLETDRVFDRITLGALILALGLLVDDAIIAIEVMVVKMEEGMDRIKAAAYAWSHTAAPMLSGTLVTITGFLPVGFAPSSAGEYAGNIFWVVGFALIVSWIIAVAFTPYLGVKMLPAIKRVEGGHHAIYDTPNYRRLRRLIIFCVRHKFLTCAIVGVAFAFSVVGMAGVKQQFFPTSDRPEVLVEVRLPEGTSIETTTAAVKKLEHWLDQQPEAEIVTSYVGQGAPRFFFSMSPELPDPAFAKIVVLTQDASAREALKHRLREAVAQGLAPEAYVRVTQFVFGPPSVFPVEFRIMGADPAQLYAISEKALDIMRRVPDVRQANRDWGNRTPVLRFVPDQDRLNLIGLSPAEVSQQLQFLLTGIPVTEVREDIRNVPIVARSAGAERLNPARLSDFSLMSRDGRQVPLDQIGHSEIRLEEPIMKRRDRTPVVTVRSDINEAAQPPEVSKQVMTALQPLIASLPAGYRIEMGGSIEEAGKANTALAKIFPVMIAATLIIIMLQVRSFSMMAMVLLTAPLGLVGVVPALLIFNQPFGFNAILGLIGLAGILMRNTLILTEQIKENRAAGLDDYHAVIEATVQRTRPVILTALAAVLAFIPLTHSVFWGSMAYTLIGGTAVGTALILLFLPALYTAWFRINPTVDEVGEDAAAPRKP